From Candidatus Dormiibacterota bacterium, a single genomic window includes:
- a CDS encoding MerR family transcriptional regulator, producing MIPNRDPRIGGAFDLDKPLYTISVASEILETHPRTLMMYEDLGLIEPYRTATNRRRYSQRNVRKLQVIQQLTREKGVNLAGVKYILMLLESLKNGGVKPPDDLKQVYDLYEEII from the coding sequence TTGATCCCCAATCGCGATCCCCGGATCGGCGGAGCCTTCGATCTCGACAAGCCCCTCTATACGATCAGCGTGGCTTCCGAGATCCTGGAGACGCATCCGCGAACCCTGATGATGTACGAGGACCTCGGCCTCATCGAGCCCTATCGCACGGCCACCAACCGCCGGCGCTACTCGCAGCGCAATGTGCGCAAGTTGCAGGTGATCCAGCAATTGACGCGGGAGAAGGGCGTCAACCTCGCCGGTGTCAAGTACATCCTCATGCTGCTGGAGTCGTTAAAGAATGGCGGCGTGAAGCCGCCCGACGACCTCAAGCAGGTCTACGACCTTTACGAAGAGATTATCTAG
- the ftsH gene encoding ATP-dependent zinc metalloprotease FtsH, which produces MKTFFRRLQVPLNLRRKRVAVPALAVLAVLIVGGLWLIGHSGANTVWNQPSVPISDALDRVDHGQIVAASISGQRILLTDSAGRQSWTNEKEASMGSTEQYLRSHNVKVAVQPTDETSVANVLPNLLGLLVLLALLFILLRRSNLLGSPMGQMTKHLAESSAASGEPVTFSQVVGVDEAKHELEEVVEFLKAPGSFGQLGARMPRGILLVGPPGTGKTLLARAVAGEAKVPYFSLSGSDFVEMFVGVGAARVRDLFKHAKKNAPCIVFLDEIDALGRKRGGAQIRTNEEREQTLNQLLVEMDGFNTDCAVVVIAATNRPDVLDPALLRSGRFDRRVAIDAPDLNGRRAILSLYAAHKPLAEDIDLDVVARQTPGFTGADLANLLNEAAILAARSKKAAIGSEELEEASLRVMAGPEKRSRMITPEEKAIIAYHEVGHALVMKSIAKSDPVHKVSVVSRGQALGVTIQLPTKDRYLTSKSELNARMAAAMGGRAAEEIIFGDVTTGAKQDIEHATSIARQMVCEFGMSERLGLVTLHRKGDGDSQFFSELTAADVDAEVKALTDAAYRVAYDICHARRATLVRIAQHLQIVETIDGPELDRLLVGEAVPPVSVVSPEIKSAVAARIAAAEAISWEEPSDGSAHESETLPPITAS; this is translated from the coding sequence ATGAAAACGTTCTTTCGCCGTCTTCAGGTCCCATTGAACCTGCGCCGCAAGCGGGTCGCCGTGCCCGCGCTCGCGGTGCTAGCCGTGCTCATCGTCGGCGGCCTCTGGCTGATTGGCCATTCGGGGGCCAACACCGTATGGAACCAGCCCAGCGTGCCGATCAGCGACGCCCTGGATCGCGTCGATCACGGGCAGATCGTCGCCGCCAGCATCAGCGGCCAGCGCATTCTGCTGACGGATTCCGCGGGGCGGCAGTCGTGGACCAACGAGAAGGAAGCGTCGATGGGCTCGACCGAGCAGTACTTGCGCAGTCATAACGTCAAGGTCGCGGTCCAGCCCACCGACGAGACGTCCGTGGCGAACGTCCTGCCCAACCTGCTGGGGCTGCTGGTCCTCCTGGCGCTGCTCTTCATCCTGCTCCGCCGCTCGAACCTCCTGGGAAGTCCGATGGGGCAGATGACCAAGCACCTCGCGGAGTCCAGCGCCGCCTCCGGCGAGCCGGTCACGTTTTCCCAGGTGGTGGGTGTGGACGAGGCGAAGCACGAGCTGGAAGAAGTCGTTGAATTCCTGAAGGCGCCCGGCAGTTTCGGTCAGCTGGGGGCGCGCATGCCGCGCGGCATCCTGCTGGTCGGCCCGCCCGGCACCGGCAAGACGCTCCTCGCGCGCGCGGTCGCCGGCGAGGCCAAGGTGCCCTATTTCTCGCTGAGCGGCTCGGATTTCGTAGAGATGTTCGTCGGCGTCGGCGCGGCCCGCGTGCGCGACCTGTTCAAGCATGCCAAGAAGAATGCGCCGTGCATCGTCTTCCTGGATGAGATCGACGCGTTGGGCCGGAAGCGTGGCGGCGCGCAGATCCGGACCAACGAAGAACGCGAGCAGACACTGAACCAGCTACTGGTCGAGATGGATGGCTTCAACACCGACTGCGCAGTGGTCGTGATCGCGGCCACCAACCGACCGGACGTGCTCGACCCGGCGCTCTTGCGCTCCGGTCGCTTCGATCGCCGGGTGGCGATCGACGCCCCCGACCTCAACGGGCGGCGCGCGATCTTGAGTCTCTATGCGGCGCACAAGCCGCTTGCCGAGGACATCGACCTCGACGTGGTGGCCCGGCAGACACCCGGCTTCACCGGCGCGGACCTGGCCAACCTCCTGAACGAAGCCGCCATCCTGGCGGCGCGGAGCAAGAAGGCGGCGATCGGCAGTGAGGAGCTCGAAGAGGCCAGCCTGCGGGTCATGGCGGGCCCGGAAAAGCGCAGCCGGATGATCACCCCCGAGGAGAAGGCGATCATCGCCTATCACGAGGTCGGTCATGCGCTCGTGATGAAGTCGATTGCGAAGAGCGACCCGGTGCACAAGGTGTCGGTGGTCTCGCGCGGGCAGGCGCTTGGTGTCACGATCCAGCTGCCGACGAAGGATCGATACCTGACCTCGAAGTCCGAGCTCAACGCCCGCATGGCCGCCGCCATGGGAGGCCGCGCCGCCGAAGAGATCATCTTCGGCGACGTCACGACCGGCGCCAAGCAGGACATCGAGCATGCCACGAGCATCGCGCGCCAGATGGTGTGCGAGTTTGGGATGAGTGAGCGACTTGGTCTGGTCACGCTGCATCGGAAAGGCGATGGTGACAGCCAGTTCTTCTCCGAGCTGACCGCTGCCGATGTCGATGCCGAGGTCAAGGCCCTGACCGATGCGGCCTACCGAGTGGCGTACGACATCTGCCACGCGCGCCGCGCGACACTGGTGCGGATCGCCCAACACCTGCAGATCGTGGAAACGATCGATGGCCCCGAACTGGATCGGCTGCTTGTCGGGGAGGCCGTCCCACCGGTCAGCGTCGTCTCGCCCGAGATCAAGTCGGCGGTTGCGGCTCGCATCGCCGCCGCGGAAGCCATCAGTTGGGAGGAACCATCGGACGGCTCAGCCCACGAGAGCGAGACGCTACCGCCAATCACGGCCAGTTAA